The Klebsiella aerogenes KCTC 2190 region AGGCGCTGCGCGATCTGGCTAATTCAGCGATCGATCTCTCTGACGGTCTTATCTCTGACCTTGGTCATATTCTCAAGGCCAGCGCCTGCGGCGCGCGTATCGATCTCGATGCGATGCCGTATTCCGATGCCATGCTGCGCCAGGTTGATCCTGAACAGGCGCTACGCTGGGCGCTCGCCGGCGGCGAAGATTATGAACTGTGCTTTACCGTTCCCGAGCTGAACCGCGGAGCGTTGGATGTCGCGATTGGTCAGCTTGGCGCACGCTTTACCTGTATCGGCCAGATCGTGGCGGAAGCGGATGGACTGCAGTTTACCCGTGAGGGTAAGCCGATTAAATTGGATTTAAAGGGGTACGATCATTTTGGCACGCAGTAGAGACGAGGCGAAAAGCCGCCTCAATATGCGCAATCCCTGGCATCTGCTGGCGACCGGGTTCGGCAGTGGGCTGAGCCCGGTGGTGCCGGGAACGATGGGGTCTCTGGCGGCGATTCCGTTCTGGTATCTGATGACTTCTCTCCCCTGGCAGCTCTATTCGCTGGTGGTGATGATGAGCATCTGTATCGGCGTCTATCTTTGTCACCGTACGGCTAAAGATATGGGCACTCATGACCACGGCAGCATCGTTTGGGATGAGTTTGTCGGGATGTGGATCACTTTGATGGCGTTACCGACGATGGACTGGCAGTGGGTGGCCGCCGGTTTCGTTATTTTCCGCATTTTTGATATGTGGAAGCCGTGGCCAATTCGTTGGTTCGACCGCAACATCCATGGTGGAATGGGGATCATGGTCGACGATATCGTCGCCGGGGTGATCTCCGCCGGCGTACTGTATCTGATTGGCCACCACTGGCCGATAGGTCTGCTCTAAATCTGCACCCCGGCGCGGCCGGGGTTTAAATTGCGGCGTTACTTGAAGCCGACGATTGGGTGGGGCCGATAGGGCGCCTCCAGCTTGTCGATCTGTTCTGGCGTCAGGGTTAAATCGACGGCATGCAGGAGCTCATCCAGCTGTTCCTGCCGCGAGGCGCCAATAATCGGCGCAGCC contains the following coding sequences:
- the pgpA gene encoding phosphatidylglycerophosphatase A, which produces MILARSRDEAKSRLNMRNPWHLLATGFGSGLSPVVPGTMGSLAAIPFWYLMTSLPWQLYSLVVMMSICIGVYLCHRTAKDMGTHDHGSIVWDEFVGMWITLMALPTMDWQWVAAGFVIFRIFDMWKPWPIRWFDRNIHGGMGIMVDDIVAGVISAGVLYLIGHHWPIGLL